TCAAAGGTGCGAACTACACACCGGTGGATTAGAGTGGAGACTGTCTGACTGGGTGAGAGAGCAGCCAGATCAAATAAAGAGCAATATAGGCAGAAACTCTTTCATACAAACTGCGAATTGGGATGGAGCTGAGGGAGAGTTACTGGACCcagaagagagggagtgtgagagggaaagagagcgggagagggaaaaagagagtaGGCAGTGCGGGTGGGCTGAGGTTTTGGGGTATCCAGTCGAAGTAGAAAGATCTCTGACAGATTTCTTCCACTGTCTCAGATTCAAGAAGGAATCCATTTGTGTGATTGTAGCTCGGCACAGTACACAGGCAAATGAGTCCCCACCCAACAGcataggcctgtgtgtgtgtgtgtgtgcatgtgtgtgtgtgtgggctagTGCTGCTATCAGATATTTGCATGAAAGACATTTACCCCAGGCACACCTGTTGAACAGAGTAAATCCAAAGTTAGTCCAAATGATCTTGTGATATTCCCTCAGGTGGTCATTTACAATCCCCTATCTAAacattacagacacacacacgcacgcacgcacacgcacagataACTTGGAAACGCAACACAGCCTAACTGGGTGGAGGGAAAGCGAGAGTCCTATTACTGCAAGCAAGAGTCCAAAccaatgtgtatatgtgtgtgtgtgtgtgtgtgtattgagaaGAGGTCAACAGAGGGTCTTGACCGTCGGGTCCCTGTCACTGTTTGGCACTCGGTCCCACAGACCTCCTGTTATTGTTTTCAGTGGCTTAGCTTTCTAAGGCAGTCTTGGCAGGgatcacattttctctctcgttttcttTCAACTcacactctttctgtctctcttgccccaactctaacacacacacacaagcataaaggcacGAGCAcagggcatgcacacacacacacacacacataggggtTATTTATAACAGGGTGGAAGGGAAAGGCAGCCCGGCCTCACAGGGTCTATTTTGGGAGGGCAACCTTCAATCCGTCAGGCTGACAGGTTCCCAGTGATACCAGCAGAACAATACAGCAGAGAGCCTGTTTATCTTCCTCTGACCAGCCTGCTAGCCCGCCTCCCTGCTGGGTCACCATcaccctgcctccctccagGAAAATGGGACTTCCAGGACACCAATGATCTCAAGTCCGGTCACTTTTATGACTGCTGTCACGCACCCAATACGCTTTTCCGCTATTAAATACATTCCCAGACTGATACTCTACTGTTATTGTCATTTTTCTACTGTTTGTCATCATTATGTGCTCTTTATTTAAATAGATGGACGGTTCCTCATGGTTTTCCCATGAGGACTTGTGCCACAGCCGCCACACTGTCCCTGGTCTTATGTTACACTGCCGCAGATATCCATCTATACCTCCCTCAATTCTCTTTGTTATTGTCTCGCTATAATGTAAAAAGCTTTTTTCTGCCTGCCCCCCCACCCGCTTTCTCTTTTGGTCAACCCCTTTGGCTAAAAATAATTTCCTATGAACTCTGTGCGACTCCAACCGTTGGATGAAGgattgctttgtgtgtgtgtttgtgtgtgtttgcagagaaaagagagatagggaggtAGAGGGTGGgcaagaggggggggggggggggggggggggggtgggcagGCAGGAGGGAGACTGATATTGTTATCTATAAAGTAATGGATTTAGGAGTGTTTAGTGGAACTAATGGTCTATATGTCATCACTACACAACTACTGTGCAATGCTGGTCATGACTAAACCATACTTCAGTTCCACATTTCACACAAAGCATACAGCAGAGTAAGACCACAGACGTACAGCAAGGAGAactataaatattaatataaatatatggTGTAACCAAGAATatcaatgaaaaaacacattaattcTGGTTCATTCACAAGGAAGAGTGCTTTCTCAACAACATAACAATCAGCAGCCTTATATTTCTcactttgtaaagcactttgtaacttttgttttgaaagtgctatataaattaagtttgtattattattactgttggCCCATTTGCTTTTAGATGCCCTCAGGTCTGCTGATGACCAGTAGTAATCTCGGCCTGCCCCTTAGCATTACTGGCAACTACTGCCTAGAAATACAGGTGGAATTTGTGGcatttctcctcctcattctACACAAGCTCCATTCTTGGACTACTCATACGTGCCGATCCATTACATCTATGGATCCTAAACATGAATGACCAGCCAGCAACTTAGTGTGGGTCAAATCCTCCTGGCTTGTCCCAAACGTAGTGTGAATGTGCTCAATTGACCTTCTGTGTCCAGCTTACCGCTGAGGCCCCGTCCTGAACccacctcacctctcctccctggcCCAGTAAAGGGCTCCGATCCGAGCTAAACACACAATCCACCGCCTTTTGCCAACTAGCTTTGTTGAAGCGGTGCCTTTGTCCAGTCTAGTCCGTTTATTCGCTTGGACCCcgacacctccctctctccctcgccttgtgtgtctctgttgtgACTGATGTCTTTTCCATTCTGCTGCCCTCTCTCAATTAAAGAGGAAAAACTTAAATCCTTTTCTGACCTTTACGCTGACTTGCCTGTTTCCactaaacacacatgcaaacacacagcgcTGACACCGCTGCTCTGTCTCCTATTTTAGTCAAATCCCCCTCAGAATCCTCCCTTTCTTCCAGTCTTTTAAAGGTAtggctggttttctattctgaTATCGTGACACAGGCTTACGTAAGAGGGAGGTTCGCAGATTAAATGGCTTTTTGCTAACAAATTACAACTGTGAGTAATGCTGATATTAGACTGATAGCGGCCTTAAAATAGCCTTAAATCTCTTCAGTGCTGTACCTTTTTAGGACTAACAGATGGATACATTTGCAATTATATCAATAAGCAGTGAAGCATTTTACATATACTTTTATTACAAATTTCCAGCAACCAATTCTTCGACATATCCAACAGCATGAACAcgtaaaacaaacatttacatcTGTGACTCATCATCTCTGGGACTTCTCCTCAGAACTCGTCTTCGTTGCTCCTCGAGTCTCGTAGCTGTGTGAGCGATGTCAGGACTTCCTCTACCGGCCTCCTCCCCAACtgctttcctcctctgctcctcacaCTCACTGttccactcacacactcctTCTCCCCCAACACTAGAAACGCACACAAAAATAACATGATTCATAATCCAAGTACTTTAAAATAAACAGCAATGAATGGGGAGTTTGAGTTTGTGTAGTAAATTACAAAAGCAATGGTAACAGGCCTATTACATTAAGTGTAGCTACAGTTTTCATCCTATTATTCATTTTTACCAAATATGTAGTTGTACTGGGCCAGCTGGGCTGAGCGAATCTTCTTATTTAAGGTCGCTCCCTGATCTTCGCTCAAATCAGCCATGAAGCCAGCTTCACGGAACTGCTGAACCACCTTATCAAAACAGAGAGGTATTTCACATAAGATCATATCTGTGAgcgctctctctcacattaaTGGGCAATCAATCACGATGGTTTAAGgcgtcagagagagaaaatgtggtGTACACTTGGTCCGCTAACGCACTACACAGTAATCCTCATTCAGGACTGACCTGCTTGGCATATGACTCACTGTCGCCCCCCACAGGGACAACCATGACCTGGGCTGGGGACAACCACAGGGGCCTGggtgaggtagagagagacgggaTGGGTTAAAATACAGCTGTAGCATCATCATTTATGACGGTCTGGGAATCTGCATCTGACTCAGGGTTATTATTATATCAAACTGTCTTCTCACCATTTCCCTCCAAAGTTTTCAGCCAATATAGCGATCATTCTCTCCAGTGATCCCAGCACCGCTCTGTGGACCATCACTGGCCTGTGAGCCTGTCCATCCGGCCTGAGACAAGGGCCAAAAAAGAGGGGTAAGAATagagttgtaaaaaaaacaacaactgtgaAACAAGGAGACCATAAGAGAAGAGGGGCAGACTAGCAAGAGGGAACAGAGGTTTAAGGCAGAAAGTATGCTGGCCTGAAGTCATAAATTCAATAAAGCAAGGACTAATCTTTCATGATCAAGTTAGGTCAATATGTGGTTGGCCTTGTGCTATCCAACCTTAGTCCCAGAGCAATTACAGGAATGTAAAACAAGAAACACATGGGTTTATCCAATAAACAAGCAGAGCTTGTGCtgcatgtgttagtgtgtagGTTTAAATCACTATATATGTAGGAATTGAAAAAGGACAGGAGGCCCGATGCACCAATCATCATTTTGTGACCGACTCACCCAACATACTGAAGatcaaatctgattggcagctGGAAGTCCAACTGGATTGTGGCACACTGGTGTTGTCGGCCAATGGCATCTTTGATCTGAATGTCAATCTAGGAGGAGACATGTGGGAGTCTCTTAGGATCAGGCCTCACTTCTCTATTACAGCCAAGATCTTCACAGTGACATAAGAGGCTCAGTTGGAGAGCTTTGGTGCTGAGGGAGCTGCTGGGGACAAACTGCATTTTTGTGGGCAGAAATGGTTTTCAATGGGTTGCCAAGAGTAGCTAATCTAGCTAATTGTGGCTAACACACCCTAGCTAGATGGCTTTGAGGAATGTTGGTTTGTGTCATggaaagtgtgcatgtgtgtctaacCCCACCCTGACTTGACCTACCTCGACTCTCTGTGCCTCCATGAACTGGCTCATGCAGCCTCTGCCTGAGGCTGACTTCTTGACTGACCTCTTGATgcttaatgacttctctcactAGTAGTGGGAACACGAGATCGCCTCAAAGAAATTGCCTTAAAAGGTGATAACCGTCAAATTTCTGCTTTGAATGCTTTTCCTGTGGCCAAACACAGTGCGGATTGTACCATTAAACATTCACACCTGTCTCCCAGAGCCaggagcaaaagagagaagtcTGTTTCACCctgtaatctgtgatgtcactgtaaGGCCATGTTCACACTGTTAAGCTTTTTTCAAACTGTCTTTTTGACATGAAAGACAGGCTGATAGTGGCTGCTGGTCGTTATGGAAACAGAGTGCCCGTTGTGCAAGCCACTTTTTTAAATTATCAGCATAAAATGCGTTTGAGGAAGTGCtttttcagaagaaaaaaaaagaataatatgAGCAGACAGGGTCCAGGATGATTTGGGGTTCTAAGCTGATAGCAGATACTGTGATCTGCAATATCTGAACTTGTGTTTGGATATCAGATTCATTAACTGCATGTAGCCCCTCCCACTGACCTTTGGCCCGTAGAAGGCTCCGTCTCCTGGGTTCAGCTCCCAGCGCTCACCAAACTGCTGCAGACTCCTCTCCAACTGCtgctcacagagagagagagagagagagagagagagagagagagagagagagagagagagagagtgagacagagagagagagagagagagagagagagagctagctagctagtggGGGTTGTGCAAGGTTTCATGCACATAATGTACATCACTTcattttccctgtgtgtgtgtgtgtgcgtgtgtgtgtgtgtgtgtgtgtgtgtgtgtgtgtgtgtgtgtgagggagctTAGAACCATAATGTTCAATTGCACTTAATTGAATCAGCTTAAATTGCCCCATGGCCTATTTAAAAGACATCCATGGGGAATTAAAGATATACATCATGCCAGCAGCCCTATAGAGTAGATCTGTATTAGagaaataccacacacacaacctgattGGATAAGTGGATGTCGTTACCATGTCATTATGTTTAGAGAGCATTTTTCCTGTAGGTGTGATTTACTGGGCCCGGCTTACAGTATATACAAATTTGCACAGCTGTGACTATCTGTGTAGCCTTTTGGCCCTTTAGCAGACATTGTGCATTACAAAAGATGATagtaaagggtgtgtgtgtgtttagtatgtgtgtgtgtttacctgttcAGCAGTGTCCCACAGTTCAGGCTCCCCTAGGCATGGTGTCGGACGTGTAGAGAGGAGGCAGTGAAAGGAGAACCCAAACACTTGATACACAGTCCTCACAAAGTCCAAACAAGCCACAATCTCTTCTTCCAGCTGGAGAGTACGAATAGAAAAAAGTGGAGGGCAAGAACAAGAGGAAATAATTACAGAAATATTGGTTGAACACAGAAACCAAGGCACAAGAGTTGAGAGGGTTAAACTCCAAACTGTTTGGGAAAGTCATCAAGTCCTGAGCGCTGCAGAGATTGAATTAGTATTTCAGAGGTAAACATAATGAACTCTAAACATgtgactcctctctctgtgaATCAATGGGACGCTAATAGGAGGATGGAGGAACACAATCAGTGTCCTGGGGAGTTTCCAGGGCAATATGTAGGGGTTTAGGATTACATTTACAGCTACAGAGATGCACGTATAGAGGTGTAACGTTTGGACAGGACAAAGATCTTCATTCAGTCCAGGCTGGAGCCTTTTGGAATGTCTGAGTGAGTCATCGTTGTAGCCTTTCTAATCAGTGTAATATGGTTCTGTACGTGCTCCATTTACAGTTTCTGTTCCAGTTAACGCATGTTGAGAAGTACGCAGCGGTCTAGAAAATCAAAACGTGGTATGATAcaaatgtctgtctgtttgtatgtatatatgtgtaccTGCTCAGGCGTGCAGAAGATGTGAGCATCGTCCTGGCAGAATCTGCGGACCCGGGTGAGGCCACCCAGAGCTCCGGAGAGCTCGTTGCGATGCAGCGCCCCGAAGTCGGCCCATCGCAGAGGAAGCTCCCGCCACGACCGCACGCGCTGCTCAAACATGAGGCTaaaacacaggagaggaaagtCAAGGAGAGGTGAGTCCACGGAAGGACACAAGAGCGcaagagtgcatgtgtgtgcaggcgCTCACCAGTGTGCGGGGCAGTTCATGGGTTTGAGAGCGTAGGTCTGAGAGCCCTCGGACGTCACAGTAAACATGTTCTCACTGTAGTGTTCCCAGTGGCCCGAGCGCTCCCATAATGCAGTGCTATACAGAGTTGGGGTCACGACCTCGGTGAAGCCTCGCCTTCGGTATTCACTCTAGGGGAggtcaggaaggaaggaaggggggggtgtgtgtgatgggtgaCACCGAGTGCAGGATGAAGGTCAGACAGTGAAGGCTAATTGGAGTAATATCCTGACTGCTGATTTGAACATAACTATCCGCGGGATACACTCCGCATAAGACTCTTTGTGTCatgttaatgtatgtgtgtgtgagagagcgactgagtgcagaaatgtgtgtgtgtgtgcacctttaTGAAGTCGGTGAGTGTGTTGTAGATGTGGGCTCCTTTAGGCAGGAAGAAGCAGCTGCCTGGACTGACGTCATTGAAGAAGAACAGCTCCTGGTCCTGAGCAAAAACAGGGAAACATGGCAAAACTTTGACCTTTCACCCTCTGCTTTTCACTTCTTCCTTTTAATTGATACCATTTTGTATACCTCTCTTATTTTTGCGTTTCATCTTACCTTACCAATGCGTCTGTGGTCCCTCTTCCgcgcctcctcctgctccctctcccactcctcccTGTCCTTCTCCCCTGGAAAGGCCACGCCTAACAGACGCATCACGCCTGAGGACTCCGCCTGATTGGCCAGTGCCACGGGGGAcacctgggagagagggggcagagagagagagtggtagagagaAAGTAACGTCAGAAAGGAGTGAACAAAATAGAAGAGGGGAGTCAGAGAtgggaaaagagaaagggagaatgaATGGGGGATGAGCCAGGAGAGGAAGGGTGAACCGATGAGAGCGACGGCGGCCTGACGGACGGCAGTGTTTGTAAGAGCCTAGAACAGGAAACTGGCCTCTGACAAACACAACATCCTGCTGCTGATATTTCCAGCCTGGCTGCCATGGAATCCCAGTCTGCCCAGTGACAATCCAGTATGGAAACTCCAACCTCTGCCTGGATCAATCAGCATGGGGAAAATTCCACTAACCCAGCATGTGGTCCCATAACAGACAGCGCCAAATCAGAATGAAACTGTTTTTATCGAGTAGACAAGCGGTTAGAAAAGAAATGTTTAGATCAGAAATGtctttttgaatgttttttctggtttttttctcttttcttgtcttgttttttttttatgattgagtattatgttctgtttttaatgtttgatgGAAGATTAGCCCGtgggctaaaagagatccaaataaaagaagaaagaaggaagccTGGCATCTTATCATTTATCATGGGTGTGGCATTATTTCTTTATGGCATTGTTTGAACCTAATTTTGGCCAAATCAAAGCAGCGAAAAAAAATTGTAGAACTAAAACAGATGTAACTTTACTTGGCTTTCAAGCCGGCGGCAATCAATCCAGCAGCCACAATTTGATCAAATAGCTACTGCACCAAGTTAAGGAAATAATCTCATTTGGAGTCAGCTGTGCAATGAAAATAGAAAGAAGCATGAGGAGAGAACACAAACAGAACTTACAAACACAAGCAGAGaagacaattacacacacacacacacacacacacacacacacctggagcaTCTTGAAGACCTTGAGGAGGCCGGTGTGCGGGAGAAGCGGGCCGCTGCAGACCGCTATGCTGTCTCCACACCTgagacacacagaaaagagGAGGCAGGTTTATTCGGCCTGTGAGAGTTTAGAAGAAACAGGTGGGCAAGTCaacatcaggtgtgtgtgtacagtgtgtgtgtgtgtgtttgtgtgtgtacagtgtattTATACATGCCTGTACACTGTGGCAGTGGGACCATTCATCTGCTCTTCAACAAGCTGCAGTCTCAGCTTACTGTTCTATAAAAAGAAcacccacaaaacacacagaaaatttATATCTGTCACAATTCAATTTGGGCAACAGCACAATAGGACATGGTCTGACCCTGATAAGCAAACACTGGAGCATTAGACAGTATCACCGGCACACCTTAAACAGGAGGCATTCCTACATGGTGAGTAACATCACTGCCACTGGCAATTATCAAAGGCAACATATATAAACACCCAATTACACAAGCCACTACAAGTACAGTGcaagccaacatggctgaatgACGGCCTGCAATAATGTGGGTCCATAGAACACAatgcctttctttttttattgttatactATGTTGTTCTTTCAGTTCATGTTTTGAATGTGACTTCCAAAGgctattatatactgtatgggTAGAGGAAATTCACTGGCCCTGCATGAAAATTTATAGCTAAACTAATGAAAGGCCCAGAGCGATAGAAGAAGGGTGAAAAGCATATAGGGCAGAGGTGACCACAAAACACCAACAGCCTATTCAACATCCTCTTTTCGGCAAACTATATCTTAAGAATAGAGTCGTTTTTGGATTCTGCATGTGTTTTATAACAGAGACCGCCTGTGGCCGatggcagacaaaaacaaaccccCGTGAATGCTGACCTGGAACAGCTCTCGAACCTCTTCTGCATTCAGCTCCAGTCTGGACAGAGGAAGTCTGAGGGCTGCAGCCTCCTTACACCTCTCCTCCACATCACTCAGAGACAGGCCACTGTGAGCGGGGATAGATCCAGTTAAAACatagcagcagagaataggacATAGATAATAAGATAAATGGACACTCCTGAGgattatacaataaataataaccCCAATCAAACATATTGAGGATAATACAATAATATTATAAGATGtgggcctacacacacacaaaaaatgcacacttctttccttcctttctagACTAATGGCTGGTCACTGTTGTTGAACTATTCAACAAAGAAAGTAGGGAAGAGATGGCGAGCTATTCATAGCCTTCAAATCTGGAGCAAATGTTAGGGATATTTTGTCTGGTGTATTCTTTTCATTTACCCACTTTTGTTGATCTATTTTTCGGTTTCAGGTTATGTATTTATagaagaaaatgtttaaaatatcaACATGTGACAAATACCAAAATATTCGACCCAACTCCGGAAAATTACTCATTTACAGAGAGTTCCTGCCTTGAATGGGAcaagaaagggaagaggaagtGGCCAAGGTTGGGATGCAATATGAGTccagagagaacagaaaaaatagaagaaagaaATAGTGAAACAAAAAGCAGAAAGGATTACAGGGAGATATAATAAGGAAGTATATAAAAGGAAAGGTGGTATTAGTTAGTCTGCGATGGTATAGGCTCCTCTAAAGTAGTACTGTGTTGTTACACACCTAATACTATAGTAGGAAACACCTATACAAGCTTGATAATTATAGGAGATGCTTCATTTCTAATGTGAAGAGGGATTTCATTCTGGGTTAAAGTGTGGTTATACAAAAATGAtctttgcagtttattttaggcatttagctgacgctcttccAGAACAACTTATATTAGTGAGCAAGCATTACTATTTTATACTGCGCTGACTGTTATTTTTGCATATTACAGTGTATTAATAAGAAGACTTTTGCATATTTCAGGTTAAATAGTGTATTAGGATTTATTGTATAGTATTAATTTATTGTGCTTTGTATTACTGTATTTTAATGTGCTAATGGCTCCTGCCCAGGGACTACAAATGCAAATTAGGCTCTGGCTATACTCTGGTGCAATATGTTATATTGTGTGTCcgtatcaaataaacaaataaagtaaagtaagtagAGCAGGgctttagtgccttgctcaaggacactttgacaggccacatggctgttgatggacacaacAATGACTGCTGCAGGGTTCAAACAGGATATTCTAATTACAGGGAGGTTTTTCCAACCACTAGTCCAGGATAATATATTTTCATTGCTAAGAACTTCCAACCACTGATAAAAGTTCAAAGCTTTCACTTCGGGGAAACCCTTTCAGTGATGAAAGCAAACTGGGATTTCATGAGTACGATCACAATATTGATCACTGTGGCACATCAATAGTTCAGTGAAGATTTATCCAGGCAAATTGGATTCCCTGAGATACATAAGATGACAACAACCTGAGATGATACTCCTTAACATCTCACCCGTGTTAAAATGCCTA
The Centroberyx gerrardi isolate f3 chromosome 12, fCenGer3.hap1.cur.20231027, whole genome shotgun sequence genome window above contains:
- the tars2 gene encoding threonine--tRNA ligase 1, cytoplasmic — encoded protein: MVVTLLLRLGICRSSARAALRSHRRYSKLQVSPALSERLRVFESLREKQGDRNRVEATGKSLSIRLADGRTVEGKAGVTTPLLIAQSARVKGALVSKVDGELWELRRPLEADCELQLLGFNTVEGKQAAWRTGACVLGGVLEGVFGAELCREGVSESGLYCDHLLENSGLSLSDVEERCKEAAALRLPLSRLELNAEEVRELFQNSKLRLQLVEEQMNGPTATVYRCGDSIAVCSGPLLPHTGLLKVFKMLQVSPVALANQAESSGVMRLLGVAFPGEKDREEWEREQEEARKRDHRRIGKDQELFFFNDVSPGSCFFLPKGAHIYNTLTDFIKSEYRRRGFTEVVTPTLYSTALWERSGHWEHYSENMFTVTSEGSQTYALKPMNCPAHCLMFEQRVRSWRELPLRWADFGALHRNELSGALGGLTRVRRFCQDDAHIFCTPEQLEEEIVACLDFVRTVYQVFGFSFHCLLSTRPTPCLGEPELWDTAEQQLERSLQQFGERWELNPGDGAFYGPKIDIQIKDAIGRQHQCATIQLDFQLPIRFDLQYVGPDGQAHRPVMVHRAVLGSLERMIAILAENFGGKWPLWLSPAQVMVVPVGGDSESYAKQVVQQFREAGFMADLSEDQGATLNKKIRSAQLAQYNYIFVLGEKECVSGTVSVRSRGGKQLGRRPVEEVLTSLTQLRDSRSNEDEF